In Desulfosporosinus sp. Sb-LF, one DNA window encodes the following:
- a CDS encoding MBL fold metallo-hydrolase: MIVEVYPGIFKNEIPLPKNPLRAINSYIIISKSRNLIIDTGFNTAECQAELMRGLNELNIDLNKTDLLITHMHVDHSGLAPFLKKQGVQTIYFSQVDGELLNQTSKRDSFYKSVNQILGFNDENTQKFGKEFGARQTEPLEFTPLVEGNEIVLENYCFEVVNIPGHTPGHLGLYERNHRLFFCGDHILDQITPNITFWGFDQDILATYFDSLNKVYEYEIDYLFTAHRKIIRDHQKRITELLGHHDERLKEILSILRDGKKTPIEMAASMHWDLSHKKWDDFPHPQKWFASGEALSHLEHLVHIGLVNRIDETGMLLYGLK; the protein is encoded by the coding sequence ATGATTGTAGAAGTTTATCCTGGTATTTTTAAGAATGAAATCCCTTTGCCGAAGAATCCCTTAAGAGCTATCAATAGTTATATCATCATATCAAAAAGTAGGAATTTAATCATTGATACAGGATTCAACACTGCGGAATGTCAGGCTGAGTTAATGAGGGGTCTAAATGAACTAAATATTGATCTTAATAAGACCGATCTACTGATTACACATATGCATGTTGATCACTCCGGTCTAGCTCCATTTCTTAAGAAGCAGGGGGTACAAACGATTTATTTCAGTCAAGTTGATGGAGAACTGTTAAATCAAACGTCCAAAAGAGATAGCTTCTATAAATCAGTTAATCAAATCTTGGGCTTTAATGATGAGAATACCCAGAAATTCGGCAAGGAGTTCGGGGCTAGGCAGACCGAGCCTCTTGAATTCACTCCTTTGGTTGAAGGGAACGAAATAGTCTTAGAAAACTATTGCTTTGAAGTTGTGAATATCCCCGGTCATACGCCAGGGCATTTAGGTTTGTATGAAAGAAACCATCGGCTGTTTTTTTGCGGAGATCATATATTGGATCAAATAACTCCGAATATAACATTCTGGGGATTTGATCAGGACATTTTAGCTACTTATTTTGATAGCTTAAACAAGGTATACGAGTATGAAATCGACTATTTATTTACAGCGCACAGAAAAATCATTAGAGATCACCAAAAAAGAATTACAGAACTTCTGGGTCATCATGATGAGCGGCTCAAAGAGATTCTGAGTATTTTAAGAGATGGCAAAAAGACCCCTATAGAAATGGCAGCTTCTATGCACTGGGATTTAAGTCATAAGAAGTGGGATGATTTCCCTCACCCTCAAAAGTGGTTTGCGTCCGGCGAAGCACTTTCTCATTTGGAGCATTTGGTACATATTGGACTTGTTAATCGAATAGATGAGACCGGCATGCTCCTTTATGGGCTTAAATGA
- the hisA gene encoding 1-(5-phosphoribosyl)-5-[(5-phosphoribosylamino)methylideneamino]imidazole-4-carboxamide isomerase, which yields MLLFPAIDLKEGKAVRLLQGRMEDSTIYAENPVEVAKDFEKQGAEYLHIVDLNGAFSGKPVNDETIRNIVGSVSLKIQVGGGIRTMERITELLELGVERVILGTIAVKNPALVAEAARRYGKKVIVGIDAKEGLVAVQGWAETTEMRAIDLGKAMKAVGIQSVVFTDIARDGMLQGPNIESTVQMAQETGLAVIASGGISTLADLRNLQVEVLKGVSIEGAITGKALYSGAFTLKEALEAAR from the coding sequence ATGCTGCTCTTTCCAGCAATTGACTTAAAAGAAGGGAAAGCGGTACGTCTGTTACAGGGGCGGATGGAGGATTCTACGATTTATGCCGAGAACCCTGTTGAAGTGGCGAAGGACTTTGAAAAACAAGGTGCGGAGTACTTACATATCGTTGATCTGAACGGCGCGTTTTCCGGAAAACCTGTGAATGATGAAACAATCCGTAATATTGTAGGAAGTGTTTCCCTAAAGATTCAGGTAGGCGGGGGAATTCGGACGATGGAACGAATTACGGAACTATTAGAGCTAGGGGTCGAGAGGGTAATTCTTGGAACAATCGCCGTCAAAAACCCAGCATTAGTCGCTGAAGCAGCGCGACGGTATGGTAAAAAAGTCATTGTGGGCATTGATGCTAAGGAAGGCTTAGTCGCAGTTCAAGGATGGGCAGAAACGACTGAAATGCGTGCCATTGACCTAGGCAAGGCCATGAAAGCTGTGGGAATCCAGAGCGTGGTCTTTACAGATATTGCAAGAGATGGAATGCTCCAGGGACCGAACATTGAGAGCACAGTTCAGATGGCTCAGGAAACGGGCCTGGCTGTAATCGCTTCTGGCGGGATCTCCACCTTAGCTGATCTTCGTAACTTGCAAGTTGAAGTCTTAAAGGGAGTTTCGATAGAAGGGGCCATTACGGGAAAAGCACTTTATAGTGGAGCTTTTACCTTAAAGGAAGCGTTAGAGGCCGCTCGTTAG
- the hisIE gene encoding bifunctional phosphoribosyl-AMP cyclohydrolase/phosphoribosyl-ATP diphosphatase HisIE — translation MDATMIETVDLKGIRWDAQGLVPAIVQDVETKEVLMLAYMNEESLRRTLRERKACYFSRSRQSLWLKGETSGHFQEIVDIKFDCDQDALLLTVKQTGMACHENYFSCFHYDLTNQGFEAIGEPEVRTEPALGRTLELLTEVIHSRNLERPEGAYTTYLFEKGIDKILKKVGEESAEVIIAAKNADPDELRCEVSDLFYHVLVMLEERGVGIEEVGRELLKRRK, via the coding sequence ATGGATGCAACTATGATAGAAACTGTAGACTTAAAAGGAATACGTTGGGATGCTCAAGGTTTGGTTCCCGCAATTGTTCAGGATGTGGAGACTAAAGAGGTCTTAATGCTGGCCTATATGAACGAAGAATCTTTGCGTAGGACTTTGCGCGAGCGTAAGGCTTGTTATTTCAGCCGGAGTCGGCAATCTCTGTGGCTAAAAGGAGAAACCTCTGGCCATTTCCAAGAGATCGTTGACATCAAGTTTGATTGTGATCAAGATGCACTTCTGTTGACGGTGAAACAGACAGGGATGGCTTGCCATGAAAACTATTTCTCTTGTTTTCATTATGATTTGACGAACCAAGGGTTTGAGGCCATTGGGGAACCCGAAGTAAGGACTGAACCGGCCCTGGGAAGAACTTTAGAGCTGTTGACCGAGGTGATTCATTCCCGGAATCTTGAACGACCGGAAGGAGCTTATACGACCTATCTATTCGAAAAGGGGATTGATAAGATCCTCAAAAAGGTCGGCGAAGAAAGTGCTGAAGTGATTATCGCTGCCAAGAATGCCGATCCTGATGAACTGAGATGTGAAGTATCTGATTTGTTTTATCATGTCTTAGTGATGCTTGAAGAGCGCGGAGTTGGGATTGAAGAAGTTGGTAGGGAACTGCTTAAACGACGGAAATAG
- a CDS encoding CoA pyrophosphatase: MNKSVINGLREKLPIVPGVSGKEEYFNAAVLVLLILVNEEYHFVFQKRAATIRQAGEICFPGGKFDPDKDTDFRETAIRETTEELGVAAEKISIIGTLDTVIANMGATVDAFLGLIDIESLDDLQISPDEVERVFTIPVSYFEDTEPEIYKVNIIVHPSYINQTGEEVVIFPAKELGLPERYTEPWGNITSNVFVYRVEEVTIWGITARLIRDVIAKIKCV, from the coding sequence ATGAATAAATCTGTTATAAATGGTTTAAGAGAGAAGTTACCAATCGTGCCCGGTGTTAGTGGAAAAGAAGAATATTTCAATGCGGCTGTTCTAGTGCTGCTAATTCTGGTTAATGAAGAATATCATTTCGTCTTTCAAAAAAGAGCAGCAACGATAAGACAAGCGGGAGAAATTTGTTTTCCCGGTGGGAAATTTGATCCTGATAAAGATACTGATTTCCGAGAAACAGCCATAAGAGAGACCACAGAAGAGTTAGGGGTTGCCGCAGAGAAGATAAGCATTATTGGTACGCTTGATACTGTGATTGCAAACATGGGGGCCACGGTAGATGCATTTTTAGGTCTAATAGATATAGAGAGCTTGGATGATTTGCAAATAAGTCCTGATGAGGTTGAGAGAGTTTTTACGATTCCTGTGTCATATTTTGAGGACACTGAACCAGAGATTTATAAGGTGAATATTATTGTTCATCCTTCATACATCAATCAGACAGGGGAAGAAGTTGTCATTTTTCCTGCAAAAGAATTAGGATTACCAGAACGGTATACTGAACCATGGGGAAATATTACGAGCAATGTTTTTGTGTATAGAGTTGAAGAAGTAACAATATGGGGAATAACAGCTAGATTAATTAGGGATGTTATCGCAAAAATTAAATGTGTGTAG
- a CDS encoding epoxyqueuosine reductase has protein sequence MLTLAEKITRLINHQIVTSQMITQYRKPLVGFASAHDPLFAQMKEIIGPHHLHPSDLLPDAQTVIAFFIPFAKSIITANRKSSQIASEWAVAYIETNQLIETISIELKKELATYGINVATQKATHNFNEQDLTAVWSHKSMAYVAGLGTFGVNQLLITESGCAGRFCSAVISAEITPTPRPSRESCHYKRDSNCLFCVKNCPTGALTIHGLDKQRCYSQLLDVDKQFPELGLCDVCGKCAMGPCATHI, from the coding sequence TTGCTAACCTTAGCTGAAAAAATCACAAGATTAATCAATCACCAAATTGTAACGTCACAGATGATTACCCAATATCGAAAGCCTCTTGTTGGATTTGCCTCCGCTCATGACCCATTATTTGCACAAATGAAGGAAATCATAGGCCCCCATCATTTGCATCCATCCGACCTCCTCCCTGATGCTCAAACGGTTATAGCCTTCTTCATCCCTTTCGCCAAATCAATCATAACTGCTAATCGAAAAAGTTCACAAATAGCTTCAGAATGGGCTGTGGCTTATATTGAAACGAACCAACTAATCGAAACAATTAGCATAGAACTAAAAAAAGAACTGGCTACTTATGGAATAAATGTAGCGACTCAAAAGGCAACTCATAATTTTAATGAACAGGATCTAACTGCCGTTTGGTCACATAAAAGCATGGCCTATGTTGCAGGGTTAGGTACCTTCGGAGTTAACCAATTGCTTATTACCGAATCTGGATGCGCCGGTCGTTTTTGCAGTGCCGTCATTTCGGCTGAAATTACACCAACTCCACGACCATCCCGTGAGAGCTGTCACTATAAAAGAGATTCCAATTGTCTTTTCTGTGTTAAGAACTGTCCTACTGGAGCCTTAACTATCCATGGGCTGGACAAGCAACGATGTTATTCTCAATTACTTGACGTGGATAAGCAATTTCCCGAATTAGGATTATGCGATGTTTGCGGCAAGTGCGCGATGGGACCCTGTGCTACACACATTTAA
- a CDS encoding NlpC/P60 family protein yields MVRSVKKLSKAGVFITRSAYLSIFVLILICSSIKPVYATAPYDNLSVLENKPLSFQDEANLQLQLEATAITQAQSIQESIDVLKGAIDQDNLTIEQHKKTIADLEAEQQRLADEQKKDTETLGSYVKDLYTDGDTPVLTYVSWLVSSTSVGDLINRYNYVDTILSYYRDLRAKIAANSDSINTKHSLEQAETTKLTDEVTSKQQLLDGLSVALAKQNEFLKLMTNDSSQTMQTQSRGQQTMSESERLIAAEQMQAQLANQAKYQQILASQLASDSSQGTLNMPVKMDGQVGQLLSFASTFLGVPYTWGGTYPQFDCSSYVQYVYGHFGIKLNRVTWDQYNEGQSVSRDNLQAGDLVFFSTYQAGPSHVGIYVGNGIMINSSNSGVSYASINSQYWSSRYYGARRVIAQ; encoded by the coding sequence ATGGTTCGGTCTGTTAAAAAGCTCAGTAAAGCGGGAGTTTTTATAACTCGGAGCGCTTATTTGAGCATATTTGTACTAATATTAATTTGTTCATCCATAAAACCTGTTTATGCAACCGCACCTTATGATAACCTCAGTGTTTTGGAGAACAAACCGCTTTCTTTCCAAGATGAAGCCAATTTACAACTACAACTGGAAGCCACAGCAATAACTCAGGCGCAATCAATCCAAGAATCCATTGATGTATTGAAAGGCGCTATTGATCAGGATAACTTAACGATAGAGCAACACAAAAAAACCATAGCAGATTTAGAAGCGGAGCAACAAAGGTTAGCTGATGAGCAGAAAAAAGACACAGAAACTCTGGGGAGCTACGTCAAAGATCTGTACACTGACGGGGACACTCCCGTTTTAACGTATGTGAGTTGGTTGGTTAGTTCGACAAGCGTAGGTGACTTGATAAATAGATATAACTATGTTGATACAATTCTTAGCTACTATAGAGATCTTAGAGCCAAGATAGCCGCGAATTCTGATTCAATCAACACAAAACACAGCTTGGAACAAGCTGAAACTACAAAACTAACGGATGAAGTAACGTCTAAGCAACAACTTTTAGACGGTCTCAGTGTAGCACTAGCAAAGCAGAATGAGTTCTTAAAATTAATGACTAACGATTCATCTCAGACCATGCAGACGCAGAGCCGAGGTCAGCAAACCATGAGTGAGTCTGAGCGCCTAATTGCCGCCGAACAAATGCAAGCTCAACTAGCTAATCAAGCAAAGTATCAGCAAATACTGGCCTCACAGCTAGCTTCCGATAGTTCGCAAGGAACATTGAACATGCCTGTTAAAATGGATGGACAAGTAGGGCAGTTACTATCCTTTGCATCTACGTTTCTCGGGGTACCCTATACTTGGGGCGGAACTTACCCGCAATTTGATTGTTCGAGCTATGTACAGTATGTCTACGGACACTTTGGGATCAAGCTTAATAGGGTAACTTGGGATCAATATAATGAAGGACAAAGTGTGTCGAGAGATAACTTACAGGCTGGAGATTTAGTTTTCTTTTCGACATATCAGGCGGGTCCCTCTCACGTTGGTATTTATGTCGGTAATGGGATAATGATTAACTCGTCAAATAGTGGTGTTTCCTACGCTAGCATTAATAGTCAATATTGGTCTAGTAGGTATTATGGTGCAAGACGCGTGATCGCACAATAA
- a CDS encoding MFS transporter, with translation MKISERLEQMPVSKFHYVLLFTAGLGWMFDSMDTGIVSFVLPVLMKEWHLSPEQVGNIGSIGLLGMAIGAIIAGTIADRIGRRKVFAFTLLTYSIATGLCGLSWNLTSLLFFRFIVGFGLGGQLPVVVTLVSEFSPVKHRGKFLVLLESFWAFGWLLAAIISYMIIPKFGWPLAFFIGFLPALYILFLWRMIPESPRYLESKGRVEEAEAIVAKIERESGIVANVRVNKTMQKNHVTPVVQADNAKFSELFSRPLLRRTVFLWLLWFGIVFSYYGIFTWLPSLLALKGFSLTKSFSYVIIMTLAQIPGYFSAAYFVDRIGRKPTLALYVLGTAVTAYFFGQGNTAVVILSMGSLMSFFNLGAWGILYTYTPELYPTRTRATGSGWAAGFGRIGGILAPIAVGKMIGKYQMGTQSVFILFALVLVAVVFNVLILGEETKGQSLEELTTKVQSRV, from the coding sequence ATGAAGATTAGTGAACGATTGGAGCAAATGCCTGTTTCAAAATTTCATTACGTTCTACTTTTCACGGCAGGTTTAGGCTGGATGTTTGATTCCATGGATACTGGTATTGTGTCTTTTGTCCTGCCAGTGTTGATGAAAGAGTGGCATTTAAGCCCAGAACAAGTGGGGAATATCGGGAGCATAGGTCTACTCGGCATGGCGATTGGGGCCATTATTGCCGGAACGATTGCGGACAGAATTGGCCGTAGAAAGGTTTTTGCATTTACACTACTGACTTATAGTATAGCAACTGGATTATGCGGACTTTCTTGGAATCTTACGTCTCTGCTATTTTTTCGCTTTATAGTGGGGTTTGGTTTGGGTGGACAACTTCCTGTTGTCGTTACCCTGGTTAGTGAATTTTCACCAGTCAAACATCGGGGGAAATTTCTGGTCTTGCTTGAGAGTTTCTGGGCCTTCGGTTGGTTGCTCGCAGCTATTATTTCATACATGATTATTCCCAAGTTTGGTTGGCCACTCGCGTTTTTTATTGGTTTTTTGCCAGCTCTTTATATCTTGTTTTTATGGCGGATGATCCCAGAGTCCCCGCGCTATCTTGAAAGTAAAGGGCGCGTAGAGGAAGCGGAAGCCATCGTAGCAAAAATTGAACGGGAAAGTGGAATTGTAGCAAATGTGCGTGTAAATAAAACAATGCAAAAGAATCACGTAACGCCGGTAGTCCAAGCTGATAATGCGAAGTTCAGTGAGCTATTTTCACGTCCTCTTTTACGTCGAACTGTTTTCCTCTGGCTTTTATGGTTTGGGATCGTCTTTTCGTATTATGGGATTTTTACCTGGCTTCCTTCACTTTTAGCTCTCAAAGGCTTCTCCCTAACAAAGAGTTTTAGTTATGTCATTATTATGACGCTCGCCCAGATTCCTGGTTACTTCAGTGCTGCTTATTTCGTCGATCGGATTGGACGAAAGCCGACCCTTGCATTATATGTCTTAGGAACGGCGGTTACCGCTTACTTCTTTGGTCAAGGAAACACAGCGGTCGTCATTCTTAGCATGGGATCATTGATGTCATTCTTTAACCTAGGGGCTTGGGGGATCCTTTACACCTACACCCCTGAACTTTATCCGACTCGTACGCGGGCAACGGGTTCAGGTTGGGCGGCAGGTTTCGGGCGCATCGGAGGCATTTTGGCACCCATCGCAGTTGGGAAGATGATCGGGAAATATCAGATGGGAACACAATCAGTTTTTATCCTCTTCGCTCTCGTTTTAGTGGCTGTCGTGTTCAATGTTCTTATTTTGGGAGAAGAGACAAAAGGACAGTCCTTAGAGGAACTTACTACTAAAGTTCAATCTCGTGTTTAA
- the hisF gene encoding imidazole glycerol phosphate synthase subunit HisF, producing MLSKRIIPCLDVHDGRVVKGTNFVQLRDAGDPVELAALYDKEGADELIFLDITASSDKRDTMVEVVRRTAEQVFIPFTIGGGLRTIEDIRRMLRAGADKVSLNTSAVQNPRLIQEGAHAFGSQCIVVAIDARSTSPGKWEVYIHGGRTATGKDVLEWAAEAEELGAGEILLTSMDRDGTKVGYELDLTRAVSRAVSLPVIASGGVGTLEHLAEGLTLGEADAVLAASIFHYKEYSIEEAKRYLAERGILVRRLV from the coding sequence ATGTTAAGTAAGCGGATCATTCCCTGTTTAGACGTTCACGATGGGCGTGTGGTCAAGGGGACCAATTTTGTGCAGTTGCGTGATGCAGGGGATCCGGTGGAATTGGCAGCTCTTTATGATAAAGAGGGTGCTGATGAGTTGATTTTCCTGGATATAACCGCGTCATCAGATAAGCGAGATACTATGGTTGAAGTAGTCCGACGAACGGCTGAACAGGTCTTTATCCCTTTTACGATCGGGGGCGGGCTGCGGACTATCGAGGATATTCGAAGAATGCTTAGGGCAGGAGCGGACAAGGTTTCGCTCAACACTTCGGCTGTTCAGAACCCACGACTTATTCAAGAAGGGGCACATGCCTTCGGAAGCCAGTGCATAGTGGTCGCTATCGATGCCCGAAGCACGTCGCCGGGTAAATGGGAAGTGTATATTCACGGAGGAAGAACGGCGACGGGGAAAGATGTCTTAGAGTGGGCCGCGGAGGCGGAAGAGTTAGGTGCAGGAGAGATCCTTCTAACTTCCATGGACAGAGATGGAACTAAGGTGGGCTATGAACTAGACCTGACCAGGGCTGTGAGCCGCGCTGTATCACTGCCTGTTATAGCGAGCGGTGGGGTAGGCACTTTAGAACATTTGGCTGAAGGCCTAACCCTTGGTGAAGCGGACGCCGTTTTAGCGGCGTCAATCTTTCACTACAAAGAATATAGCATAGAGGAAGCTAAACGCTATCTAGCAGAGCGGGGGATTTTAGTTCGGAGACTTGTATGA
- a CDS encoding transcription repressor NadR: protein MTQKEGQSGRERREYLLNILKNRKEPVKAASLAKLTGVSRQVIVQDMALLRASEQPVIATPQGYLYFTDIRAKGMQRIIYSRHAPADTEKELNILVDHGVSVLDVGVEHSVYGKIFRPLKLKSRLDVKKFIAQMAENDAHLLSSLTGGLHLHTIEAATEEVLNEVCDALTHEGFLLDPKTI from the coding sequence ATGACACAAAAAGAAGGACAATCCGGTCGGGAACGCCGGGAATACTTATTAAACATCTTAAAGAACCGCAAAGAACCAGTCAAAGCCGCCTCCTTAGCCAAACTCACAGGAGTGAGTCGTCAGGTTATTGTTCAAGATATGGCCCTTCTCAGAGCATCTGAGCAACCGGTCATCGCCACTCCGCAAGGATATCTCTATTTCACGGATATTCGTGCCAAAGGTATGCAGAGAATCATCTACAGTCGCCATGCTCCAGCAGACACAGAAAAGGAACTAAATATCTTGGTAGATCATGGGGTTAGTGTGCTCGACGTCGGGGTTGAACATTCGGTTTATGGCAAAATTTTTCGACCCCTTAAACTCAAAAGCCGTCTTGATGTCAAAAAGTTCATAGCTCAAATGGCAGAAAATGATGCTCATTTACTGTCCTCTCTAACTGGTGGCCTCCATCTTCATACGATAGAGGCCGCAACTGAAGAGGTATTAAACGAAGTTTGTGATGCTCTTACCCATGAAGGATTTTTGCTTGATCCAAAGACGATTTAA
- a CDS encoding enoyl-CoA hydratase/isomerase family protein, whose product MNWETLKLDIMDTGVAVLTFNRPDTMNSVNDQFCNDVQAACKETSENDAVKVVVITGSGKGWSSGGDISMLASIKDPISAKTTYDAAGELVKAIYEVKKPVIAALNGVVAGASVAACMACDLIIASEKARIGFTFMQLAFCPDSGTSHFLIQKVGYHKALELLWFGKILDAEEAEKLGLLNKVVPHKECLPEAIRWAEKLAMQPLMAVGLDKKLLRAAWKNDYYQQTELEALYQILTWSSDDFKEGCRAFAEKRKPEFRNT is encoded by the coding sequence ATGAATTGGGAAACTCTTAAACTCGACATTATGGACACTGGGGTGGCTGTACTTACGTTTAATCGCCCTGATACAATGAATTCTGTCAATGATCAGTTCTGTAATGATGTTCAGGCTGCTTGTAAGGAAACTTCTGAGAATGATGCGGTTAAAGTTGTGGTAATTACCGGTTCTGGTAAGGGGTGGTCTAGTGGGGGAGATATTTCTATGTTAGCTTCAATAAAGGATCCTATTAGTGCCAAAACTACCTATGATGCTGCTGGCGAGCTTGTAAAGGCAATATATGAAGTAAAAAAACCAGTGATAGCGGCGCTAAATGGAGTGGTAGCCGGTGCTTCTGTAGCTGCATGTATGGCTTGCGATCTGATTATTGCCTCTGAAAAAGCTCGCATAGGCTTTACCTTTATGCAATTGGCCTTTTGCCCGGATAGTGGGACATCGCATTTTTTAATTCAAAAGGTCGGATATCATAAGGCGTTAGAACTACTGTGGTTTGGTAAAATCCTTGACGCAGAAGAAGCGGAGAAACTGGGATTACTAAATAAGGTAGTACCGCATAAAGAGTGTCTGCCGGAGGCGATAAGATGGGCAGAGAAGCTGGCTATGCAGCCCTTGATGGCAGTGGGTCTAGATAAGAAACTATTGCGCGCGGCCTGGAAAAATGATTATTATCAACAAACTGAGCTGGAGGCTTTGTATCAGATATTAACCTGGTCCTCGGATGATTTTAAAGAAGGCTGTAGGGCATTTGCGGAGAAACGTAAACCGGAATTTAGGAATACATAG
- the hisH gene encoding imidazole glycerol phosphate synthase subunit HisH has translation MIGIVDYGRGNLRSVEKALEKVGFAASIMTSPKDLDGVDGLILPGVGAFADAMEALNSGGWIEPIIQFARSGRPFLGICLGMQVLFEVGEEHGEHAGLGLLAGRVVKFPPGGKVPHMGWNSLNLEQPSRLLEGIPNESYFYFVHSYYAVPSEKRDIIGTSDYGVVFPAVVGKNNIWGAQFHPEKSSPWGLQLLTNFGKWVNDDAALSSN, from the coding sequence GTGATAGGTATTGTTGATTATGGACGTGGGAATTTAAGAAGCGTCGAAAAGGCGTTGGAAAAGGTCGGCTTTGCTGCTTCAATTATGACGTCACCGAAGGACCTGGATGGAGTGGATGGGCTGATTCTTCCGGGTGTTGGTGCCTTTGCTGATGCGATGGAAGCTTTAAACAGTGGAGGATGGATCGAGCCGATCATCCAATTTGCTCGTTCAGGTCGTCCTTTTCTTGGGATCTGCTTGGGAATGCAAGTGCTTTTTGAAGTGGGAGAAGAACATGGTGAGCATGCAGGGTTAGGACTATTAGCCGGTCGAGTTGTCAAATTTCCGCCTGGCGGAAAGGTTCCGCATATGGGCTGGAACAGCTTGAATCTAGAACAACCATCTCGTTTATTAGAAGGGATTCCCAACGAATCTTATTTTTATTTCGTCCATTCGTATTATGCAGTGCCTAGCGAAAAACGTGATATTATAGGGACGAGTGATTATGGGGTTGTTTTTCCGGCAGTTGTAGGTAAGAACAATATCTGGGGGGCTCAATTTCACCCTGAAAAATCAAGTCCATGGGGGTTGCAACTTCTGACGAATTTCGGAAAGTGGGTGAATGATGATGCTGCTCTTTCCAGCAATTGA
- a CDS encoding aminotransferase class I/II-fold pyridoxal phosphate-dependent enzyme — protein MNEIAQDLNRQIQQENPHIYDLLSDLGKNLYYPKGILSQSSEAKQKAYRFNATIGIATEEDLPMFLPVIQETLSNYDPKDLYPYAPPAGKPELRELWREKLLKESPSLKNKSFSNPIVTNALTHGLSIVADLFIDKNDPLVLPDKLWGNYNLIFGVRRGAKSVTFPFYSEKGGFNTVGMKEALLSRKDHGKAILVLNFPNNPTGYTPNEQEATAIVNALQEVAQQGMNLVVVTDDAYFGLFYENSIKESLFARIANSHPRILAIKVDGATKEDYVWGFRVGFITYACEHSAILNALEKKTLGIIRGTISSASHPAQTFVLNALRSTDFQIQKKKKFELLKNRATKVKQILDHGAYSDAWDYYPFNSGYFMCLRLKGVKAEALRMHLLEQYGVGVIALGENDVRVAYSCVEEQKLNDLFDIIYQGCQDLLDKTIK, from the coding sequence ATGAATGAGATTGCCCAAGACTTGAATCGCCAAATTCAACAAGAAAATCCCCATATTTATGACTTATTATCCGATCTCGGAAAGAATTTGTACTATCCAAAGGGGATCTTATCTCAAAGTTCGGAGGCTAAGCAGAAGGCTTATCGTTTTAACGCAACGATAGGAATTGCGACTGAAGAAGATCTCCCGATGTTCTTACCGGTAATCCAAGAAACATTATCCAATTACGATCCTAAGGACCTCTATCCCTATGCCCCCCCTGCAGGAAAGCCTGAGCTGAGAGAGCTTTGGCGAGAAAAGCTGTTAAAGGAAAGCCCTTCTTTAAAGAATAAATCCTTTAGTAATCCCATTGTTACCAATGCGTTAACCCATGGCTTAAGTATTGTTGCAGATTTATTTATAGATAAAAACGACCCTTTGGTCTTACCTGACAAGTTATGGGGTAATTACAACCTTATCTTTGGGGTTCGCAGAGGCGCAAAAAGTGTCACCTTCCCTTTCTATTCAGAGAAAGGAGGCTTTAATACGGTGGGCATGAAAGAGGCCTTACTTTCCAGAAAAGACCATGGAAAGGCAATCCTAGTTCTCAATTTCCCAAATAACCCCACAGGGTATACGCCCAATGAACAAGAAGCAACGGCAATCGTTAATGCCCTGCAAGAAGTCGCCCAACAGGGAATGAACTTAGTCGTCGTGACCGATGATGCCTATTTCGGTTTATTCTATGAGAACTCGATTAAAGAATCACTGTTTGCCAGGATCGCTAATAGTCATCCTAGAATCTTGGCCATCAAAGTAGATGGTGCTACAAAAGAGGACTATGTATGGGGCTTTCGAGTCGGCTTCATTACCTACGCTTGTGAACATTCAGCGATATTAAATGCCTTGGAAAAAAAGACTTTAGGTATTATTCGAGGAACAATTTCCAGTGCTTCTCACCCTGCACAAACGTTCGTATTGAATGCCCTTCGATCGACCGATTTTCAAATCCAGAAAAAAAAGAAATTTGAACTCTTAAAGAACCGTGCTACTAAAGTTAAACAGATACTCGATCATGGAGCCTATAGCGACGCCTGGGATTACTATCCATTTAATTCCGGATACTTCATGTGTCTTAGACTCAAGGGAGTGAAGGCAGAAGCCTTGCGCATGCACCTGCTTGAACAATATGGTGTGGGAGTTATTGCACTTGGGGAAAACGACGTGCGCGTAGCATACTCGTGTGTTGAGGAACAGAAATTAAACGATCTTTTTGATATCATTTATCAAGGATGTCAGGACTTATTGGACAAAACGATCAAATAG